A DNA window from Streptococcus sp. LPB0220 contains the following coding sequences:
- a CDS encoding LCP family protein translates to MSNESNFLSHHERKRLEYLYSNFHYLNEREQLEYNYLLKKSQGAYEEAEALQPEVDATEEVQGEIAEPIGDLPVYQSRSKKSKKKAVAATSDIPKKPRKKIRVKRILKWLALFFLLIIGGMVFMFVKGLNSKPTGPDAKPAVVEKFNGKKSRDGVNILILGTDGRIGEKSEETRTDSIMVVNVNNKEGKIKMVSFMRDTLVHIDGVSQQKIPEYDGYYDQKLNTAFTIGEQNNNQGAELVRQMLKDNFDIDIQYYAMVDFKTFATAIDTLFPNGVEMNAQFSTVDGEKVGEVEVPDDLNMKDGVVPQQTIKVGKQRMDGRTLLNYSRFRKDDEGDFGRTRRQQEVMSAIMHQIKDPTKLFTGSEALGKVFAMTSTNVPFSFLLTNGLGLVGSAGKGIERVTIPENGDWVDAYDMYGGQGLLVDFDAYKKKLYQMGLR, encoded by the coding sequence ATGAGTAACGAATCCAACTTTCTATCTCACCATGAGCGAAAGCGATTAGAGTACTTATACTCAAATTTTCATTATTTGAATGAACGAGAACAACTAGAATACAATTACCTGCTCAAGAAGAGCCAAGGAGCTTATGAGGAAGCAGAAGCCCTTCAACCTGAGGTAGACGCTACAGAAGAAGTGCAAGGAGAGATTGCTGAACCAATTGGGGATCTCCCTGTTTACCAATCACGTAGCAAAAAGTCTAAGAAGAAAGCAGTTGCTGCGACGAGCGATATACCTAAGAAACCACGGAAAAAGATCCGCGTCAAGCGGATTCTTAAGTGGCTTGCTCTCTTTTTCTTGCTCATTATCGGTGGCATGGTCTTCATGTTTGTGAAAGGCCTCAACAGCAAGCCGACAGGTCCAGATGCCAAACCGGCCGTCGTTGAAAAATTTAACGGCAAGAAGTCGCGAGATGGGGTCAATATCCTGATCTTGGGGACAGATGGTCGGATCGGTGAGAAATCGGAAGAGACCCGGACAGACTCCATCATGGTGGTCAATGTCAATAACAAAGAAGGCAAGATCAAGATGGTCAGCTTCATGCGGGATACATTGGTCCATATCGATGGTGTTAGCCAGCAAAAAATTCCAGAGTATGATGGCTACTACGACCAGAAGCTCAATACTGCCTTCACCATCGGGGAGCAAAATAACAACCAAGGAGCTGAATTGGTGCGTCAGATGCTTAAGGATAACTTTGACATTGACATCCAATATTACGCCATGGTCGATTTCAAGACCTTTGCGACAGCAATCGATACTCTCTTCCCAAATGGGGTCGAGATGAATGCGCAATTTTCAACGGTTGATGGCGAAAAGGTCGGTGAAGTAGAAGTTCCAGACGATTTGAACATGAAAGACGGTGTCGTTCCGCAGCAAACCATCAAGGTTGGAAAACAACGGATGGATGGCCGGACCCTTCTCAATTACTCGCGTTTCCGTAAGGATGATGAAGGAGACTTTGGTCGGACCCGTCGCCAACAAGAGGTCATGTCCGCTATCATGCATCAGATCAAGGATCCGACTAAACTCTTTACGGGATCAGAAGCCCTTGGGAAAGTTTTTGCCATGACGTCTACCAATGTTCCTTTCTCTTTCCTATTGACCAATGGACTTGGACTAGTCGGAAGTGCTGGAAAAGGAATTGAACGAGTAACCATCCCAGAAAATGGGGATTGGGTCGATGCCTACGATATGTACGGTGGTCAAGGATTGCTGGTTGATTTTGACGCTTATAAAAAGAAATTGTACCAAATGGGACTGAGATGA
- a CDS encoding shikimate kinase — protein sequence MAKILLGFMGTGKTTVGRILDPKFHDMDELIVEEIGMSINDYFAVEGEAAFRRREAEMLERLLENEAAIISPGGGIVVNPHNRALLEKNLHNIYLRVDFETLYSRIQNDKAMQRPLFLNHTKEEFKKIFEGRLPLYEDIATHIVDVEDKTPEEIAEIIRCL from the coding sequence ATGGCTAAAATTTTACTTGGTTTTATGGGAACAGGTAAAACGACCGTTGGTCGCATTCTTGATCCAAAATTCCATGATATGGATGAATTAATTGTTGAAGAGATCGGTATGTCGATCAATGACTATTTCGCAGTGGAAGGAGAAGCAGCCTTTCGTCGTCGCGAGGCTGAAATGCTGGAGCGTTTATTGGAAAATGAAGCGGCTATTATTTCTCCTGGAGGCGGGATTGTGGTCAATCCTCATAACCGTGCACTCTTGGAAAAAAATCTTCACAACATTTATCTGCGGGTAGATTTTGAAACCTTGTACAGCCGCATTCAAAATGACAAAGCCATGCAACGTCCCCTCTTTTTAAACCACACCAAAGAAGAATTCAAGAAGATTTTTGAAGGACGTTTGCCTTTGTATGAGGATATTGCTACCCATATTGTGGATGTTGAGGACAAAACACCTGAAGAAATTGCGGAGATCATTCGATGCTTGTAG
- the pheA gene encoding prephenate dehydratase, with the protein MLVGYLGPKGSFTHDVATHSFPTSERIAYRTITDVIKAYENQEIDFAVVPVENSIEGSVHETLDYLFHQGTIQAVAEVVYPIKQQLLVAKKDRPIRTVYSHPQALAQGKAFLRAHYPDAAMEMTASTAYAARYVAEHPDLEIAAIAPLAAASEYGLEVQAKDIQEIEDNYTRFWILGAKEPAISETLSPALQKVSLALTLPSNLAGALYKGLSTFAWRGINLTKIESRPLKTALGEYFFIIDLLNEAPDLLQFAYQELDSLGIQTKVLGQYQVYTLKDNGMEKR; encoded by the coding sequence ATGCTTGTAGGCTATCTTGGTCCCAAGGGATCTTTTACCCATGATGTGGCGACACATAGCTTTCCAACTTCTGAACGCATTGCCTATCGGACGATCACAGATGTCATCAAGGCTTATGAGAATCAAGAGATCGATTTTGCGGTTGTCCCAGTTGAAAACTCGATTGAAGGCAGTGTCCATGAGACCCTTGATTACCTCTTTCACCAAGGGACCATCCAGGCCGTTGCAGAAGTGGTCTATCCCATCAAGCAACAGCTCTTGGTGGCTAAAAAAGACCGCCCCATTCGAACGGTCTATTCGCATCCACAGGCCTTGGCCCAAGGGAAGGCTTTTCTAAGGGCCCATTATCCAGATGCGGCTATGGAAATGACGGCTTCAACAGCCTATGCGGCTCGCTATGTGGCAGAGCATCCAGACCTGGAAATTGCAGCGATTGCGCCTCTAGCAGCAGCCAGTGAGTACGGCTTGGAAGTCCAGGCCAAAGACATCCAGGAAATTGAGGACAATTATACACGTTTTTGGATTTTAGGGGCCAAAGAGCCAGCGATCTCAGAAACTTTAAGTCCGGCCCTTCAAAAAGTTAGCTTGGCTTTGACCTTACCAAGTAACTTGGCAGGAGCCCTCTATAAAGGTTTGTCCACCTTTGCTTGGAGGGGGATCAATTTGACCAAGATTGAAAGTCGTCCCTTAAAAACAGCTTTAGGAGAATACTTTTTCATTATTGACCTCCTGAATGAAGCGCCTGATCTTCTGCAGTTTGCCTATCAAGAATTAGACAGTTTGGGCATTCAGACAAAAGTCTTGGGTCAGTATCAGGTCTATACCTTAAAAGATAACGGAATGGAGAAAAGATGA
- a CDS encoding ABC transporter ATP-binding protein: MRNIVEIKEVFKTIDKEEILSGINLQIAEGEIYGFLGPNGAGKTTLMKCMLSLSTITSGSIEIFGKNLQEHREEILSQIGSIIETPIFYDNCTAKEILVIHAQYMGKNITESDVLRVLRMVGLKNTTKKVKDFSLGMRQRLGLARAFLTKPKLLILDEPINGLDPIGIQEIRNLLLSLSKEHGITVLISSHILSEISQIADKIGFIKNGEMVEQVSMKEIRRKNIDLEEYFMSHFLNEIKNYEVD, from the coding sequence ATGAGAAATATTGTTGAAATAAAAGAAGTTTTTAAAACAATTGATAAAGAAGAAATTTTAAGTGGTATCAACCTTCAAATTGCTGAAGGAGAAATCTATGGGTTTTTAGGACCGAATGGTGCTGGAAAAACAACGTTAATGAAATGTATGTTATCCTTATCAACAATTACATCAGGTAGTATTGAAATTTTTGGGAAAAATCTACAAGAACACAGAGAAGAAATCCTTAGCCAGATTGGTAGTATTATTGAAACACCAATTTTTTATGATAATTGCACTGCAAAAGAAATTTTGGTAATTCATGCTCAGTATATGGGGAAAAATATTACTGAATCAGATGTATTAAGAGTCTTAAGAATGGTCGGATTAAAAAATACGACTAAAAAAGTAAAAGATTTTTCGTTAGGAATGAGGCAAAGGCTTGGGTTAGCTCGTGCCTTTCTAACAAAACCTAAATTGTTAATTTTAGATGAGCCAATCAATGGTTTAGATCCAATAGGAATTCAAGAAATTCGAAATCTTTTGTTGTCGCTTTCTAAGGAGCATGGAATTACAGTACTAATATCGAGTCATATATTATCGGAAATTTCACAGATAGCAGATAAGATTGGTTTTATCAAAAATGGAGAAATGGTAGAACAGGTTTCTATGAAAGAGATTAGGAGAAAGAATATTGACTTAGAAGAATATTTTATGTCACATTTTCTCAATGAAATTAAGAATTATGAGGTAGATTAA
- a CDS encoding ABC transporter permease, whose protein sequence is MLSLIKIELNKVSKSKLFLAWLCTIFIVLGITAIIIMGLGTDNKLGEFTGQDSNVIRITGKWEGWAIVASLFSFLFTKAAFLIFESYLLSTIIIDEFKRSTIFQLFSYPISKIKLLWGKIISVILVAFIAHFSAHLVIQLFIRFMTVVTESSYIPLASQLINLAGITFATVLIGLLPFVLGMIKHSTAITMLTGLGLAALLSNVSPGSLSNNIADNLFFLIFASFISLMITSFSIFNISRQDISIK, encoded by the coding sequence ATGTTGTCGCTTATTAAAATTGAATTAAATAAAGTTTCTAAATCTAAATTATTTTTAGCCTGGTTGTGTACTATATTTATAGTGTTAGGTATTACAGCAATCATTATTATGGGATTAGGTACTGACAATAAACTAGGAGAATTCACTGGACAGGATTCTAATGTTATTAGAATTACTGGTAAATGGGAAGGTTGGGCAATTGTAGCTTCATTGTTTTCATTTTTATTTACAAAAGCAGCATTTTTGATTTTCGAATCTTATTTATTGTCTACGATTATTATTGATGAATTTAAACGAAGTACAATTTTTCAGTTGTTTTCTTACCCTATTTCTAAAATAAAGTTACTATGGGGAAAAATTATTTCAGTCATTCTAGTAGCATTTATTGCCCATTTTTCTGCACATTTAGTGATTCAATTATTCATTAGATTCATGACTGTTGTCACTGAATCTAGTTATATCCCTCTAGCTAGTCAATTAATTAACTTAGCTGGAATAACGTTTGCGACAGTACTAATAGGGTTACTACCATTTGTTTTAGGTATGATTAAGCATTCAACAGCTATAACAATGCTTACAGGACTTGGTTTAGCAGCATTACTTTCAAATGTAAGTCCAGGAAGTTTATCTAATAATATTGCTGATAACTTATTCTTTTTGATATTTGCAAGTTTCATAAGCTTAATGATTACTTCATTTTCAATTTTTAATATTTCAAGACAAGATATTAGTATCAAATAG
- a CDS encoding TetR/AcrR family transcriptional regulator, translating to MARNRNSHETRQKILEVSKNLFLEKGFDNTSIQDIIDGLGGLTKGVIYHHFESKYDILQTIISENNQEILNYNWRGNSGLEKIQNSLMDSFSNFEHQRLVYSASIMLRSPRLLGEQYLGLFSDFLPEIREKVYEGVEDGSIKTEYPEELADLIVLTLNIWIGFQISVFSLEELKRKMNFIKLTFEGLGVQLISDEMMEVIFNLFDHLKK from the coding sequence ATGGCAAGGAATAGAAACTCACATGAAACTAGACAAAAAATACTAGAGGTCTCTAAAAATTTATTTTTAGAAAAAGGATTTGATAATACGTCAATACAAGATATCATAGATGGCTTAGGTGGATTAACAAAAGGTGTTATCTATCATCATTTTGAGTCCAAATATGATATACTGCAAACGATCATTAGCGAAAATAATCAAGAAATTTTAAATTATAATTGGAGAGGAAATTCTGGATTAGAAAAGATACAAAATTCTTTGATGGACTCTTTCTCTAATTTTGAACACCAAAGGCTCGTTTACTCTGCCTCAATCATGCTAAGAAGTCCTCGTTTGTTAGGAGAGCAGTATTTAGGTCTATTTTCTGATTTTTTACCCGAAATTAGAGAAAAAGTTTACGAAGGAGTTGAAGATGGGTCTATTAAAACAGAATATCCAGAAGAGCTAGCAGATTTAATTGTTTTAACTCTAAATATTTGGATTGGTTTTCAAATTTCCGTCTTTTCATTAGAAGAATTAAAGCGCAAAATGAATTTCATTAAACTTACTTTTGAAGGTCTAGGGGTACAGTTAATTTCTGATGAAATGATGGAGGTGATTTTCAACTTATTCGATCACTTAAAAAAATAG
- the aroA gene encoding 3-phosphoshikimate 1-carboxyvinyltransferase, with translation MKLRTNSKGLRGTIRVPGDKSISHRSIIFGSLAKGETKVYDILRGEDVLSTIQVFRDLGVSIQDDGDVIRIQGVGFQGLQAPTAPLDMGNSGTSIRLISGVLAGQDFAVTMVGDDSLSKRPMDRVAIPLRQMGVEIAGQGERDCPPLHEKGTHQLHPIHYRLPAASAQVKSALIFAALQAEGESMIIEKEKTRDHTEDMIRQFGGEIQVDGKIIRIQGGQEFQGQEVIVPGDISSAAFWLVAGLILPDSMIKIENVGINQTRIGILEVIQEMGGDLTIEDRDEKAVSASLTVKTSSLKGIRIDGELIPRLIDELPIIALLATQANGQTVIADAEELRVKETDRIQVVADSLNAMGATVVPTEDGMIITGPTPLHGAELETFGDHRIGMMATIAALLVRDGDVMLDRAEAINTSYPSFFEDLETLLHG, from the coding sequence ATGAAATTAAGAACCAATAGCAAGGGCCTCAGGGGCACCATTCGTGTCCCTGGTGACAAATCCATCAGTCACCGATCCATTATTTTTGGAAGTCTTGCAAAGGGCGAAACCAAGGTCTATGATATCTTGCGAGGCGAAGATGTGCTTTCTACCATCCAGGTGTTTCGAGACTTGGGAGTCTCCATCCAAGATGACGGGGATGTGATTCGGATTCAAGGAGTCGGCTTTCAAGGTCTTCAAGCTCCGACCGCTCCCCTTGATATGGGGAATTCAGGAACGTCTATTCGTTTGATCTCAGGTGTACTAGCAGGTCAGGATTTTGCTGTGACCATGGTTGGAGACGACAGCCTTTCCAAACGGCCCATGGATCGTGTCGCGATCCCACTGCGTCAGATGGGGGTAGAGATTGCTGGTCAGGGAGAGCGCGATTGCCCTCCTTTACATGAAAAAGGCACCCATCAGCTTCACCCCATTCATTACCGTTTGCCAGCGGCATCGGCCCAAGTCAAGTCTGCTCTTATTTTTGCGGCTTTACAGGCTGAGGGTGAATCGATGATTATCGAGAAGGAAAAGACCCGTGACCATACGGAAGATATGATCCGCCAATTTGGCGGAGAGATCCAGGTAGACGGAAAAATCATCCGCATCCAGGGCGGACAAGAGTTCCAAGGTCAAGAAGTCATCGTTCCTGGAGATATTTCCAGTGCAGCCTTTTGGTTAGTGGCTGGCCTCATTCTGCCAGATAGTATGATCAAGATTGAAAATGTTGGCATCAACCAAACGCGGATAGGGATTCTCGAAGTGATTCAAGAAATGGGGGGAGATCTCACTATTGAGGATCGTGATGAAAAAGCGGTCTCTGCGAGTCTCACTGTCAAGACTTCGTCCTTAAAAGGGATTCGGATTGATGGGGAGTTGATTCCACGCTTGATTGATGAATTGCCGATTATTGCTTTACTAGCGACACAAGCAAATGGTCAGACTGTGATTGCGGATGCTGAAGAGCTTCGTGTGAAAGAAACGGACCGTATCCAGGTCGTAGCAGATAGCCTCAATGCTATGGGAGCCACTGTCGTGCCAACGGAAGACGGCATGATCATCACTGGACCGACTCCTCTACATGGAGCAGAATTGGAGACCTTTGGAGATCATCGGATTGGGATGATGGCTACCATTGCTGCCTTATTGGTGAGAGATGGAGATGTGATGCTGGATCGGGCAGAGGCCATTAACACCAGTTACCCTAGTTTTTTTGAAGATTTGGAGACCTTACTGCATGGCTAA
- the rlmD gene encoding 23S rRNA (uracil(1939)-C(5))-methyltransferase RlmD — protein MLKKNEIVTVEIVDLTHEGAGVAKVDGLVFFVENALPGEVIRMRVLKVNKKIGYGKVEEYIEKSPHRNEELDLAYLRSGIADLGHLAYPEQLKFKAKQVKDSLYKMAGISDIEVPLTLGMDHPVQYRNKAQVPVRRVNGQVETGFFRKNSHDLMPIEDFYIQDPVIDQVVLALRDLIRRFDLKPYDEKEQSGLIRNLVVRRGHHSGEIMVILVTTRPKVFRVDQLIEQLIKQFPAIKSVMQNINDQNTNAIFGKEWRTLYGQDYITDQMLGNSFQISGPAFYQVNTEMAEKLYQTAIDFADLRAEDIVIDAYSGIGTIGLSVAKHVKEVYGVEVIPEAVENSQKNASLNGITNAHYVCDTAENAMKNWLKEGIQPTAILVDPPRKGLTESFIKASAQTGADRIAYISCNVATMARDIKLYQELGYELKKVQPVDLFPQTHHVECVALLVKA, from the coding sequence ATGTTAAAGAAAAATGAAATTGTAACGGTTGAGATTGTCGATTTGACCCATGAAGGAGCAGGAGTGGCTAAGGTCGATGGCCTGGTCTTTTTTGTGGAGAATGCCCTGCCAGGAGAAGTCATCCGCATGCGCGTGCTTAAGGTCAATAAGAAGATCGGCTACGGAAAAGTTGAAGAGTATATAGAGAAATCCCCTCACCGCAATGAAGAGCTAGACCTGGCTTACTTGCGAAGTGGTATTGCCGACTTAGGGCACCTGGCTTATCCGGAGCAGCTGAAATTCAAGGCCAAACAGGTCAAGGATAGCCTCTACAAGATGGCAGGAATCTCTGATATCGAAGTCCCCTTGACCTTGGGGATGGACCATCCTGTCCAGTATCGTAACAAGGCCCAGGTCCCTGTCCGTCGTGTCAATGGTCAGGTGGAGACAGGTTTCTTTCGAAAGAACTCTCATGATTTGATGCCGATCGAAGACTTCTATATCCAAGATCCAGTCATTGACCAAGTAGTCTTGGCACTTCGGGACTTGATTCGTCGATTTGACCTTAAGCCTTATGATGAAAAGGAACAATCAGGCTTGATTCGCAATCTGGTGGTCCGCCGAGGTCACCATTCAGGAGAAATCATGGTCATTTTGGTCACCACTCGTCCCAAGGTTTTCCGTGTGGACCAGTTGATCGAGCAGTTGATCAAGCAATTCCCAGCCATCAAATCCGTTATGCAAAATATCAACGACCAGAATACCAATGCTATTTTTGGGAAAGAATGGCGTACGCTTTATGGTCAGGATTACATTACCGATCAAATGTTGGGCAATAGCTTCCAAATCTCTGGGCCAGCCTTTTACCAGGTCAATACAGAAATGGCAGAAAAGCTCTATCAGACAGCTATTGACTTTGCGGATTTGAGAGCAGAGGATATCGTGATTGACGCCTACTCCGGAATTGGAACCATTGGCTTATCAGTTGCCAAGCATGTCAAGGAAGTCTATGGAGTTGAGGTCATCCCAGAAGCAGTGGAGAATAGCCAGAAGAATGCTAGTCTAAATGGCATCACCAATGCCCACTATGTCTGTGACACAGCTGAAAATGCTATGAAGAATTGGCTCAAGGAAGGCATCCAACCAACCGCCATCCTAGTTGACCCACCACGCAAGGGCTTGACCGAAAGCTTTATCAAAGCAAGTGCCCAAACAGGCGCTGATCGCATCGCCTATATCTCCTGTAACGTCGCCACCATGGCGCGTGATATCAAACTCTACCAAGAGTTGGGCTATGAATTGAAGAAAGTCCAGCCGGTGGATTTGTTTCCACAAACACATCACGTGGAGTGTGTTGCTTTGCTCGTAAAAGCCTAG
- a CDS encoding ABC transporter ATP-binding protein, with product MKQLIKNHQKAFYAFMIFNILVPLTNIAFAYSIKGIIDSGMSQNEDALTQAVLIGATVIFIYAGLNFISLRLKNKLVRQIMSRYKNKVFQSILDRDYKDFSKEKSGKFISVLTENMKKIEQDYLHQYFNISKNLSLMIFSLLAMFIGNWFLTLLVIIASIIPMMISGFIGQKSASLQNSAMIADQKYLAKVKDILAGFLVIKSFNVKEAICEDYSHESEKFDEINFIKGKFDILANVISQLSGMIVFLVAFGGGMYLVFNGYTTIGSVTAIVQLVNFVVMPLNEIGMGMSKFREGQATLNAFEVKDVTGLQTGETKEYFDDVISFSNIDFSYPNAEEKIFNHLSLKIQKGEKIAIVGMSGSGKSTLLNLLLRFYDITSGHISIDNIDLQAISAESLYNLMTIVQQDVYIFDDTLRANITLNQSFTDEEIKQAVQQSGLESYVLENESGLQTLCGENGSNLSGGQKQRLSIARALIRKTPILLLDEATSSLDNQVTTEIEKSILDIQDLTALVVTHKLNENILKRYDRILFMKAGVIVEDGSFCDLMDRRGEFYKLFELSV from the coding sequence ATGAAACAATTGATAAAGAACCATCAGAAGGCTTTTTATGCTTTCATGATATTTAATATACTGGTCCCTTTAACTAATATTGCTTTTGCTTATTCTATTAAAGGTATTATTGATAGTGGTATGTCCCAAAATGAAGATGCCTTAACTCAAGCGGTACTAATAGGGGCTACTGTTATTTTCATCTATGCAGGACTCAACTTTATATCTCTTCGATTGAAAAATAAACTTGTTAGGCAAATCATGTCAAGATATAAAAACAAGGTGTTCCAATCTATTTTAGATAGGGATTATAAAGACTTTTCTAAAGAAAAATCAGGGAAATTTATTTCTGTATTAACCGAAAATATGAAGAAAATTGAGCAAGATTATCTGCACCAGTATTTTAATATTTCAAAAAACCTTTCCTTAATGATTTTTTCACTCCTAGCTATGTTTATAGGTAATTGGTTTTTGACCTTATTAGTAATCATTGCTAGCATTATTCCAATGATGATATCAGGATTTATTGGACAAAAATCAGCCTCTCTACAAAATAGTGCTATGATTGCAGATCAGAAGTATTTAGCTAAGGTTAAAGATATTTTAGCAGGATTTCTGGTTATTAAAAGTTTTAATGTGAAAGAGGCTATCTGTGAGGATTATAGTCATGAAAGTGAAAAATTTGATGAAATAAATTTTATAAAAGGGAAATTTGATATTTTAGCTAATGTTATTTCACAGCTTTCAGGGATGATTGTTTTTTTGGTAGCTTTTGGTGGAGGGATGTATCTCGTATTTAATGGCTATACCACAATTGGAAGTGTGACAGCTATTGTTCAACTAGTCAATTTTGTAGTAATGCCACTAAATGAAATTGGTATGGGAATGAGTAAATTTCGTGAAGGGCAAGCAACACTTAATGCATTTGAGGTAAAAGATGTAACTGGACTTCAGACTGGTGAAACGAAAGAATATTTCGATGATGTTATTTCTTTTTCAAATATAGACTTTTCTTACCCTAATGCTGAAGAAAAAATTTTTAATCATTTATCTTTAAAGATTCAAAAAGGGGAAAAAATTGCAATTGTAGGAATGTCAGGGAGTGGGAAATCAACTTTGCTCAATCTATTACTGCGTTTTTACGATATAACAAGTGGGCACATCTCCATTGATAATATAGATTTGCAAGCTATTTCAGCAGAGAGCCTTTATAACTTAATGACTATTGTTCAACAAGATGTTTATATCTTTGATGATACTTTAAGAGCCAATATTACTCTTAATCAATCCTTTACTGATGAGGAAATAAAGCAAGCTGTACAGCAGTCAGGTTTAGAAAGTTATGTTTTAGAAAATGAATCTGGTCTACAGACTTTATGTGGAGAGAATGGCTCAAATCTATCTGGCGGACAAAAACAAAGACTTAGTATTGCGCGTGCCTTGATTCGAAAAACACCAATCTTATTATTGGACGAGGCAACCTCGTCTTTGGATAATCAAGTAACTACTGAAATTGAAAAGTCAATCTTGGATATTCAAGATTTAACTGCACTTGTAGTCACCCACAAGTTGAATGAGAACATTTTGAAAAGATATGATAGGATTCTCTTTATGAAAGCAGGCGTCATTGTTGAAGATGGTTCTTTTTGTGACTTGATGGATAGGAGAGGTGAGTTTTATAAGTTGTTTGAGTTGAGTGTGTAA